A genomic window from Desulfonatronovibrio magnus includes:
- a CDS encoding BrnT family toxin: protein MIIFLPEFISEERFVLIGRSIQGRLMVIVHTDRGERIRIISSRLATNNEKGRYEENE from the coding sequence ATGATAATTTTTTTACCTGAATTTATCAGTGAGGAACGCTTTGTCCTGATTGGGCGATCCATTCAAGGGCGGCTTATGGTTATCGTCCATACTGACAGAGGGGAACGAATACGAATCATCAGCTCCAGATTGGCTACAAACAACGAGAAGGGAAGATATGAAGAGAATGAATAG
- a CDS encoding fused MFS/spermidine synthase yields the protein MKNYSLELIVFTSGAVVMILELVGARIMAPYLGTSIIVWTGLIGIVLASLSVGYAVGGKFADQGPTMGRLSIIILSSGLLIAFCTMIHRPVLSFLLDSGAGIYMNVILATTILFGPPSIGLGMITPYAVKMRIKSLETSGSAVGRMYALSTIGSIIGTFLSGFVLVAFFASTSILFFLAMVMGLLSLLAAIKPAAWAKLALMLVGALGIATVTSYRSLAQEQGFYDYDSRYSRIQIFQGYEQDSGRMVRVATTSPNRFQSAMYVDDPTELILEYTKYFKLIEHFNPDIQISLMLGGGAYSFPKYYLASLPNAEIDVVELDPLFTSLAKKHFKLNENPRMRTIHMDARSFLNTAQEKYDAIISDVFSSSYYIPFQMTTIEAVKHMYRLLTPGSVVLMNIISPVEGPNSRFFQAQYQTFAEIFPQTMAFLVDSHKNPESNQNIIIAAFKSSDPVSLESTDPEIDRMLQNVWAGDFEHSLPVLTDNFAPVDRYLIPVIN from the coding sequence ATGAAAAACTACTCTTTAGAATTAATAGTTTTCACATCAGGGGCTGTAGTTATGATCCTGGAACTGGTTGGGGCCCGAATTATGGCTCCATACTTGGGGACTTCAATTATTGTCTGGACAGGATTGATAGGTATAGTCCTGGCAAGCTTGAGCGTGGGGTATGCCGTGGGTGGAAAGTTTGCAGACCAGGGCCCTACCATGGGCAGACTGTCCATTATAATACTTTCTTCAGGACTTTTGATTGCCTTCTGTACTATGATTCACAGGCCTGTACTCTCTTTTCTCCTTGACTCAGGTGCGGGCATTTATATGAATGTGATTCTGGCCACCACAATTTTGTTTGGACCACCAAGTATTGGACTGGGAATGATCACTCCATATGCTGTGAAAATGAGGATCAAAAGTTTAGAAACATCCGGGTCAGCAGTTGGTCGCATGTATGCACTATCTACTATAGGCAGCATCATAGGAACCTTTCTTTCAGGGTTTGTACTTGTGGCCTTTTTTGCCAGTACAAGCATTTTGTTTTTTCTTGCTATGGTCATGGGTCTTCTTTCTTTACTTGCAGCAATTAAACCTGCTGCCTGGGCCAAGCTTGCTCTCATGCTTGTTGGTGCTCTGGGCATAGCAACTGTTACATCTTACCGCAGCCTGGCTCAGGAACAGGGCTTCTATGATTATGATTCGCGTTATAGCCGGATACAAATCTTTCAAGGTTATGAACAGGATTCAGGCAGAATGGTAAGGGTTGCAACCACCAGCCCCAACAGATTTCAATCTGCAATGTATGTTGATGATCCAACCGAGCTTATCCTTGAGTACACCAAATACTTCAAGCTCATTGAGCACTTCAATCCAGATATTCAAATATCTCTAATGCTTGGTGGCGGAGCCTACTCATTTCCCAAATATTACCTGGCTTCATTGCCCAATGCTGAAATTGATGTTGTTGAGCTTGACCCTCTCTTCACCAGTCTGGCCAAAAAACACTTTAAATTGAACGAAAACCCAAGAATGCGCACCATTCATATGGACGCCAGGTCTTTTCTCAACACCGCTCAAGAAAAGTACGACGCAATCATATCCGACGTTTTCAGCAGCTCGTACTACATCCCGTTTCAAATGACCACCATTGAGGCGGTAAAACATATGTATCGGCTTCTAACACCTGGATCAGTGGTCCTTATGAACATAATATCACCTGTTGAAGGTCCCAACAGCCGTTTCTTTCAGGCCCAATACCAGACCTTTGCCGAAATCTTTCCGCAGACAATGGCTTTTCTTGTGGACAGCCATAAAAATCCTGAAAGTAACCAGAATATTATTATTGCAGCGTTTAAATCTTCTGATCCGGTAAGTCTGGAAAGTACTGATCCAGAAATTGACAGGATGCTTCAGAATGTATGGGCTGGAGATTTTGAACATTCACTTCCTGTTTTAACGGATAACTTTGCTCCTGTTGACAGGTATCTTATTCCGGTTATTAACTGA